GAATAGGCATGGGTATTCATGGTTTAGTAAAGATGGTCTCACCACATGGAATATGGTTGGGGAGAAATCCGGGTATCCACCAGTAGAAGGCAAATACGAAGACCCTGTTATTTGGAAAGACAACGTACAATACCACATGATCGTAAACGATTGGCTGGGCAGAATTGCTTGGTACTTGCGTTCAAAAGATGGTGTAGATTGGAAGGTAGAACCGGGTGAAGCTTATGTACCGGGAATCTCAATTCATGAAAACGGCAAAAAAGAAGACTGGCACAAATATGAACGTATCCGAATGCTACAAGATGAAAAAGGGCGAGCTATTGCCGCCAACTTTGCCGTTATTGACACTTTGAAATATGAAGACCTTCCCAATGACAACCACAGTTCCAAACTAATTGTCGTTCCATTGATAAAGGATAAGTTACTAACCCTCTTGAACGAGAATAAAATCTCTCCAAAAACAAAAGAGATTCGAGTAAAAATAGAAGCTGAAAGCGATTTTAATCCACAAACAGATATAGACTTAAACTCATTACGTTTTGGGGCTTCAGAAAAAGTAAACTTCGGAAATGGAAGTAAAATAACACGAACCGAAAAACTGGGCAAAGACCTCATTCTCATTTTCAATGGAAAAGGCAATGGGCTCACGGAAGACAACTTTGTCGGAAAACTAATTGGTAAAGACAAAAACGGAAAATTACTTTTTGGATACACCCGTTTGCCGGAAGTTGAATACGTCCAACCCATCCTCTCCGCCAGAGCTCCAACCTTTACAAAAACATCAAAAGGTTATACCGTTGAAGTGAAAGTAGAGAACTTTGGTCAAGTTGCCTCTACGGAGACGGAAATCAATATTACCCTACTAGAGAATGGGAAAGAGAAGAATTTGGCATCGGGAAAGGTTCGGCCTTTAAAACCGTTTCAAGAAACTATAGTGTCACTTCCTTGTAAAATCAAACTACAAAAAGGGAAAAGCTATACTATAAAAAGTAGCATTTCTCTAAAAGGAAGCCAACCCGTAAACTTTACCAAAACCATTACCCTACAAGAATAATCTCAACATGAGCAACAGAAGGAATTTTATAAAAAAGGCAGGTATGGGCGCCGCCCTAGCAGGAGTTTCAGGTCCGTTAGCATTACATGCCGCTTCCTCTCATTTTGAGGTTTCCAATAAAAAGGGCAAAAATGAAGGTGAACAAATAAAAATAAAAGTTACCAAACCCCTATTTTGCCCGTATCATAGTATTGGCGATGGAGCACAAAAAGGTGGTGATGCCTATTACTTTCAAAGTGATGCTTTTTCCCATAATCCATTTACTATTCCGGCCAGTGGCATGAGCGGTTCGCCCGTAATTCGTGATGCTGCAGGTAAATTCGTTGGCTTTATGACCACCTTTGGTTATGAAGATTCTACTTTTAGTTTTGACGGAAAAGAAACCCTAACCATATACGTTCCCGATGGTCAGGAAGTTTTTGTGGATGAAGGCGGAGATGGTGAAAAAGCCTGGAAGACCTACAACATCAAAATGATGGAACGGCTAAATATTGAGCCTTATAAAGTTTATCCTCATTTTTGGGCAGATGTGGAATATTGTACTTGGGTAGAACAGAAAATACAATCTAATGTTCCCAAAGGACATTTCAATATATTAAACCACGATTTTGTAGCGAAGTACTTAGATAAAATAGTTGAATACGGCTATCCTAAGGGAAAAATGACATTAGACCATGGTTGGGGACAATTTCCTGATGGCTCTCTAAATTCCGGTTATGGTTCCTGGAGTCCAGACCCCAAGAAATTTCCCGATTTCCATAAGACTATGGACCTTATTAATGAGAAAGGATTTACTCCAGGATTGTGGATTGGCTTCCCTAAAATTCATGCTGCTAGTACGGCAGCACAGAACAATCCTAATTTATTGGGTGCCTTCAGGGCCGAGGGCAAAACCGAATACGATAAAGGTGTACGCTGGCTGAACCCAAAATCCGATATTTTTGAATATGCCTCAGAAACCATCTATCGTTTTCATCAAATGGGGGTCCGAAAGTTTAAGATTGACATGTCATACAACACAAAATCAGACATGTTACACATACACAAAGAACTTTATAAAGCTGCAAAAGGGATTGACGAAACCATTGAAATGGAATTTCATGTGCCGGATATTTTCTTCACCAAGTTTACCGATGTTACCCGAACCAATGATGTTTGGCTCAATGATAAGTACGATTGGCCTGCCCGTGTAAAAACACATTATGAAATCTCATATAAATCTTCTCCGGGACGTGGTATCAATCTTGACCATATTGGTGGAAATGCCGAAAAAGACATTACAGAAGAAAAATACCTACAACACCTAGAAATGTTTAAATCTAAAATTGGCTATCCTTTGGTTTCAGTTCTACCACATCACATCAGTCAAAAATGTGTTGATGAAACAGGTGATTATTTATGGGATTATGAAAAAGGATCAAGAAATATCATTTCTGATTTTTACTAGTAAGCCCTGTAAAAGGCTAGTGATTTACAGAGAGAGACAAGAGATACACAGGTAAATACATCTTTTTAAGCTTTTTAAACTTCATTTGATGGTAGATTAAATAGCGGTTTCTATGATTCACTGGTTTAAAAAAATTCGATTTTCTTTTTTACTCATTTTCCTTTTTGCACTCTCATCTTGTGGTGGGAGTACCAAAAAAGAAAAAGTAGAAACTGTAGATAACCGTCCAAACGTTTTATGGATAACCATTGAAGACTGGAGTCCGGACTTATCCTGTTACGGCACAAAGGGTATCCACACACCTAATGTAGACCAATTGGCCGCAGAAGGTATTCGCTATAACAAGGCATTTACAACCTCACCGGTCTGCTCTACATCACGTTCAGCAATGATGACCGGTTTTCACCAAAACTATATTCGTGCCAACCAACATCGCGAACACAATAAACAGCCATTACCTCATGGTATAAAACCCATTCCTAAACTGTTTGAAGAGGCTGGCTATTTCACCACGTTAATGAGCTGGAAGACAGATATGAACTTTCTTCCTGACACCAAAGAAGAGCTTTTCATGAATACCAATGATTGGACGGACCGCAAGCCTGGCCAACCATTCTTTGCTAGAATTACCTTTGGAGGCACCCACCGTTCTTGGAACCGTGACCCACAAAGACCTATTGACATAAAAGATGTAGAGCTTCCTCCTTATTATGCAGACACTCCTTTTGTACGTCGTGATTGGGCTAATGGTCTAGAGCAAATGCAATTGGTAGACCGTGAAGTAGGCACCTTGCTAAAACGATTAGAAGACGAGGGATTGGCTAACAATACCATTGTCTTTTTTATTGGCGATCACGGCCGATGCCACATACGAGGTAAACAATTTTTGTACGAAGGCGGTACCCGAATTCCTATGATTATGAGATGGCCAGGGAAAATTGAACCCAAACAAATAAGTGAAGATATGGTCATGTCTATTGATATTGATGCAACCATCCTTGAAGCCGCTGGCATTACCCCTCCGGTTCCACTTCACGGCAAAAACCTTTTAGGGGATGACATTAAAAACCGAAAATACACTTTTGCCGCGCGAGATAAAATGGACGAGACCCATGATGCCATGCGTTCCATTCGTTCTAAAGACTATAAGCTTATTCTGAATTTAATGCCCGAGAGGCCCTATTTGCAATACAACCAGTACAAAGAAAACGCATACCCCGTACTAGCAGAAATGAGCATTATGTACCTAAAAGGAGAACTTAATCCCGCCCAAGCAGCCTTCTTTTCCCCCGTAAAACCTGAAATTGAGCTATATGATCTACGAAATGATACATATGAGGTAGACAATGTAGCAGATAACCCCGAATATAGCTCTGTGAAAAAAGAGCTACTGACCGAACTTCAAAACTGGCGCACCAACGTCATTGAAGATGAAGGTGTGAGTGATGAATTTAGGGCCGTTGGCGTTTTTCCCGATAAAAATCCATTTTCAACAGTGGACGAATGGGTAGCCAAAAACCAAAAAAATTACGATTTCAACCGTATAGGCTGGCCTGCATGGTATCCTACAAAAACGCTTCAAGAATGGCAAAAGGCCCGCAACAAATGGGAACCTTACGTTATGAGAGGAGCTTCTGAAAATATACCTCGTCCTGAAATTGGCATTATCAAAAAGAAGAAAAAATAGAATTAAAGCCAAAATTCAGAATGACAACAAAAATTAAACTTGTACAAAAAGTAGCTATCGCCTTTATATTTTTTACGGGGATAACCGCATTACACGCTCAACTTAAACCGAAAAAATTTCAGCCGGAGTGGGAATCTATCCGAGAAGGCTATGAAATTCCCGAATGGTTCCGCGATGCTAAATTTGGCATCTTCCTTCACTGGGGACCTTATGCCGTACCCGCCTACAGTAGCGAAAAATACCCAAGAGGTATTTATGATAAAAAATGGTCAAAAGGAGGAAAAAAGCCATATACCTATCATCGTGAATATTATGGGGAACCTTCAAAATTCGGGTACAAA
This genomic interval from Zobellia roscoffensis contains the following:
- a CDS encoding glycoside hydrolase family protein: MKLNYLLIALVFLYLSPICAQKTPEPKTKKKKASEMVIERERPAEWRNLVLGGRFMDRFLPMPNLGGMTSDTWGAPGVIPRDINNGMESPLWSYWGGNTLLEQEDGKYHLFVCRWLENAEKGHMAYHDSRVVHGVSKSPFGPFRIAGEVGHGHNPTWYKTKKGRYVLYVIDKYYVAQHINGPWKEGQFEFDKRDRETSSAHNFMHNCTFAQREDGTFLMVNRHGYSWFSKDGLTTWNMVGEKSGYPPVEGKYEDPVIWKDNVQYHMIVNDWLGRIAWYLRSKDGVDWKVEPGEAYVPGISIHENGKKEDWHKYERIRMLQDEKGRAIAANFAVIDTLKYEDLPNDNHSSKLIVVPLIKDKLLTLLNENKISPKTKEIRVKIEAESDFNPQTDIDLNSLRFGASEKVNFGNGSKITRTEKLGKDLILIFNGKGNGLTEDNFVGKLIGKDKNGKLLFGYTRLPEVEYVQPILSARAPTFTKTSKGYTVEVKVENFGQVASTETEINITLLENGKEKNLASGKVRPLKPFQETIVSLPCKIKLQKGKSYTIKSSISLKGSQPVNFTKTITLQE
- a CDS encoding sulfatase family protein; this translates as MIHWFKKIRFSFLLIFLFALSSCGGSTKKEKVETVDNRPNVLWITIEDWSPDLSCYGTKGIHTPNVDQLAAEGIRYNKAFTTSPVCSTSRSAMMTGFHQNYIRANQHREHNKQPLPHGIKPIPKLFEEAGYFTTLMSWKTDMNFLPDTKEELFMNTNDWTDRKPGQPFFARITFGGTHRSWNRDPQRPIDIKDVELPPYYADTPFVRRDWANGLEQMQLVDREVGTLLKRLEDEGLANNTIVFFIGDHGRCHIRGKQFLYEGGTRIPMIMRWPGKIEPKQISEDMVMSIDIDATILEAAGITPPVPLHGKNLLGDDIKNRKYTFAARDKMDETHDAMRSIRSKDYKLILNLMPERPYLQYNQYKENAYPVLAEMSIMYLKGELNPAQAAFFSPVKPEIELYDLRNDTYEVDNVADNPEYSSVKKELLTELQNWRTNVIEDEGVSDEFRAVGVFPDKNPFSTVDEWVAKNQKNYDFNRIGWPAWYPTKTLQEWQKARNKWEPYVMRGASENIPRPEIGIIKKKKK
- a CDS encoding twin-arginine translocation signal domain-containing protein — its product is MSNRRNFIKKAGMGAALAGVSGPLALHAASSHFEVSNKKGKNEGEQIKIKVTKPLFCPYHSIGDGAQKGGDAYYFQSDAFSHNPFTIPASGMSGSPVIRDAAGKFVGFMTTFGYEDSTFSFDGKETLTIYVPDGQEVFVDEGGDGEKAWKTYNIKMMERLNIEPYKVYPHFWADVEYCTWVEQKIQSNVPKGHFNILNHDFVAKYLDKIVEYGYPKGKMTLDHGWGQFPDGSLNSGYGSWSPDPKKFPDFHKTMDLINEKGFTPGLWIGFPKIHAASTAAQNNPNLLGAFRAEGKTEYDKGVRWLNPKSDIFEYASETIYRFHQMGVRKFKIDMSYNTKSDMLHIHKELYKAAKGIDETIEMEFHVPDIFFTKFTDVTRTNDVWLNDKYDWPARVKTHYEISYKSSPGRGINLDHIGGNAEKDITEEKYLQHLEMFKSKIGYPLVSVLPHHISQKCVDETGDYLWDYEKGSRNIISDFY